One part of the Phaenicophaeus curvirostris isolate KB17595 unplaced genomic scaffold, BPBGC_Pcur_1.0 scaffold_299, whole genome shotgun sequence genome encodes these proteins:
- the OTUD5 gene encoding OTU domain-containing protein 5 isoform X1: MTILPKKKPVPAPDGDADSGPDAGSERGSDPGSERGGPGGDPVGPPGPGGPRPRASPPPPLRGWPGLPPAGSPPPQGPGGPGAGGGEAAAALLGLEAAALGLAEPRGPGGGGGGGGGGGGGGGGGVGGPGHSKRRRRGGAGPSGGPGGAGGPGAIAVGLGLGTGSSPGRDEPGGGCNSEDEYEAGRAELDPAAAEQQEHRFEKALREKKGFIIKRMKEDGACLFRAVADQVYGDQDMHEVVRKHCMDYLMKNADYFSNYVTEDFTTYINRKRKSTCHGNHIEMQAMAEMYNRPVEVYQYGTEPINTFHGIQHHEDEPIRVSYHRNIHYNSVVNPNKATIGVGLGLPSFKPGLAEQSLMKSAIKTSEESWIEQQMLEDKKRATDWEATNEAIEEQVARESYLQWLRDQEKQARQPRKASATCSSATAAAASGLEEWSGRSPRPRSAAPSPEHPGLHPDTPGPKPPSPGAPPPGKPPSPCAPGTSSQLGAGGGRATPPLVSLYPALECRALMQQMSPTAFGLNDWEDDEILASVLAVSQQEYLETMKTSRHRDPPTDKS, translated from the exons ATGACGATCCTCCCGAAGAAGAAACCGGTCCCGGCGCCCGACGGGGACGCCGACTCCGGGCCGGACGCCGGCTCCGAGCGCGGCTCCGACCCCGGCTCCGAGCGGGGAGGCCCCGGCGGGGACCCCGTaggcccccccggccccggggggccccggccccgcgcgtcgccgccgccgccgctgcggGGCTGGCCCGGGCTGCCCCCCGCCGGCTCCCCGCCCCCGCAAGGCCCCGGCGGCcccggcgcggggggcggcgaGGCCGCCGCGGCCCTTCTGGGGCTGGAGGCCGCGGCGCTGGGGCTGGCGGAGCCGCGGGGGcccggcggggggggcggcggcggcggtgggggggggggagggggaggcgggggggtcGGCGGCCCCGGGCACAGCAagaggcggcggcggggcggggccgggccgagCGGAGGCCCCGGCGGAGCGGGGGGGCCCGGGGCCATCGCCGTGGGGCTCGGGCTCGGCACCGGCAGCAGCCCCGGCAGGGACGAGCCCGGCGGCGGCTGCAACAGCGAAGACGAGTACGAGGCCGGCAGGGCCGAGCTCGACCCGGCCGCCGCGGAGCAG CAGGAGCACCGGTTCGAGAAGGCGCTGCGCGAGAAGAAAGGTTTTATCATCAAACGCATGAAGGAGGACGGCGCCTGCCTCTTCCGCGCCGTCG CCGATCAGGTGTACGGAGACCAGGACATGCACGAGGTGGTGAGGAAACACTGCATGGACTACCTG ATGAAGAACGCCGACTACTTCTCCAACTACGTGACGGAGGATTTCACCACCTACATCAACCGCAAGCGCAAGAGCACGTGCCACGGGAACCACATCGAGATGCAGGCCATGGCCGAGATGTACAACCGCCCCGTCGAGGTCTACCAGTACGGCACTG AGCCCATCAACACGTTCCACGGGATCCAGCACCACGAGGACGAGCCCATCCGCGTCAGCTACCACCGCAACATCCACTACAACTCGGTCGTCAACCCCAACAAGGCCACCATCGGCGTGGGGCTGGGGCTCCCCTCCTTCAAACCGGGG ctggCGGAACAGTCTCTGATGAAAAGCGCCATCAAGACGTCGGAGGAGTCGTGGATCGAGCAGCAGATGCTGGAGGACAAGAAACGCGCCACCGACTGGGAGGCGACCAACGAGGCCATCGAGGAGCAGGTGGCTCGCGAGTCCTACCTGCAGTGGCTGCGCGACCAGGAGAAGCAGGCGCGACAG ccccgcaaGGCCAGCGCCACGTGCAGCTCGGCGACGGCAGCAGCCGCCAGCGGCCTCGAGGAGTGGAGCGGACGCTCCCCGAGACCCCGCAGCGCCGCCCCCTCCCCTGAGCACCCCGGGCTGCACCCCGACACCCCCGGCCCCAAACCCCCCTCGCCCGGAGCCCCCCCGCCTGGAAAACCCCCCTCGCCCTGCGCCCCAG gGACCAGTAGCCAACTGGGAGCAGGGGGGGGCCGGGCCACCCCCCCCTTGGTGTCGCTGTACCCCGCGCTGGAGTGCCGGGCCCTGATGCAGCAGATGTCGCCCACCGCCTTCG